A region of the Curtobacterium flaccumfaciens pv. betae genome:
CGCTCGGTCACTCGGGCTCTCACGGGCGAGCCTCACGCGGGCGATGCGCATCCTCGTGTCACAGCGGCTGGTGGTCGAGGTCGGCACTGATGTGCGCGGCGCCACCGGCCGGCCGTCGGAGCTCCTGCAGGTGAGCAGCGGGCAGTGGGAGTTCCTCGGCATCAAGCTCACGAAGGACCGCCTGTACGCCGCGGTCACGGACCTGGGTGGACGGGTCCTCGCCCTGCACGAAGAAGGCATCGACGACACCGCCGCCGAGTCGCTCGCGGAGCAGATCACGGCGGTGCTCGGCCGACTCCGTGCTGCGCACCCGGCCATCTGCGCGATCGGCGTCTCGCTGCCCGGCGACGTCATGGTCCGCGCGGGGGAGTCCGTCGTCGCGGCGTCGGTGTTCCTCGGGTGGCACGAGGTGCCGTTCGCCCGGATGCTCGAGGAACGGACGGGCATCGCCACCTTCACGGCGAACGACGTCCACGCGCTCACGGCGAAGGAGCACTGGTTCGGTGCGGGTGCCGGCCGCGGGTCAATGGTGCTCGTGACGGTCGGCGAGGGACTGGGCCTCGGGCTCATCGCGAACGGGCAGGTCTCCACCGGGGAGCACGGGCGGCTGGGGCGGATCGGCCACCTTCCCGTCCTCGGAGGCGGTCCAGACTGTGGCCTCGGTCACGCCGGGTGTGCCTCGAGCTACCTGCCCAGCCCGGTCATCGTGCGGAACGCCGGCCACGAGGGGAAGAC
Encoded here:
- a CDS encoding ROK family transcriptional regulator: MTEAWPALPDGSRLALREILIHGVLSRAEIARSLGLSRASLTRAMRILVSQRLVVEVGTDVRGATGRPSELLQVSSGQWEFLGIKLTKDRLYAAVTDLGGRVLALHEEGIDDTAAESLAEQITAVLGRLRAAHPAICAIGVSLPGDVMVRAGESVVAASVFLGWHEVPFARMLEERTGIATFTANDVHALTAKEHWFGAGAGRGSMVLVTVGEGLGLGLIANGQVSTGEHGRLGRIGHLPVLGGGPDCGLGHAGCASSYLPSPVIVRNAGHEGKTYDQVVELARDGDEAALAAFEDAGRALGVLLATAVHIADPAAIVLTGDGLPVYDLARATVDDAMRAALAPYTEPVTVEVQPFEFSEWARAGAVLAIRRLLGE